The proteins below are encoded in one region of Oncorhynchus masou masou isolate Uvic2021 chromosome 15, UVic_Omas_1.1, whole genome shotgun sequence:
- the LOC135555312 gene encoding glial fibrillary acidic protein-like codes for MVLRQDAESNLNAFRQDVDEASLNRVQLERKIDALQDEIAFLKKIHEEELRELQEQLMAQQVHVDVDVSKPDLTAALRDIRVQYESVASSNIQETEEWYRSKFADLTDAATRNADALRLAKQEGNEYRRQRQAMTCDVEALRGTNESLEQQLREMEDRFSVETAGYQDMVGHLEEEIQTLKEGMARHLQEYQDLLNVKLALDIEIATYRKLLEGEESRITVPMQSFSNLQFRETSIDTKFSPEAHVKRSIIVRTVETRDGEIIKESTAERKEIPDSP; via the exons ATGGTTCTTAGACAGGATGCAGAGAGCAACTTGAACGCCTTTAGACAG GATGTGGATGAGGCGTCTCTGAACCGTGTCCAGTTGGAGAGGAAGATAGATGCACTGCAGGATGAGATTGCCTTCCTCAAGAAGATCCACGAGGAG GAGCTGCGTGAGCTGCAGGAGCAGCTGATGGCCCAGCAGGTCCATGTGGATGTGGACGTGTCCAAGCCAGACCTGACCGCTGCTCTGAGGGACATCCGGGTCCAGTATGAGTCCGTGGCCTCCTCGAACATTCAGGAGACGGAGGAGTGGTACCGCTCCAAG TTTGCCGACTTGACCGACGCAGCTACTCGGAATGCAGACGCCTTGCGATTGGCCAAACAGGAGGGCAACGAGTACCGCCGGCAACGCCAGGCCATGACCTGTGATGTGGAGGCGCTCCGTGGAACA aACGAGTCTCTGGAGCAGCAGCTGCGTGAGATGGAGGACCGTTTCTCCGTGGAGACGGCTGGTTACCAGGATATGGTGGGTCATCTGGAGGAGGAGATCCAGACTCTGAAGGAGGGGATGGCCAGACACCTGCAGGAGTACCAGGACCTGCTCAATGTCAAACTGGCCCTGGACATAGAGATCGCTACCTACAGGAAGctgctggagggagaggagagcag gaTCACTGTTCCAATGCAGAGCTTCTCCAACCTGCAGTTCAGAG AGACCAGTATAGACACTAAGTTCTCTCCAGAGGCCCATGTCAAGAGGAGCATCATAGTGCGGACTGTGGAGACTAGAGACGGGGAG ATCATTAAGGAGTCTACagctgagaggaaggagattcCTGACAGTCCTTAA